One Cololabis saira isolate AMF1-May2022 chromosome 18, fColSai1.1, whole genome shotgun sequence genomic region harbors:
- the rsph3 gene encoding LOW QUALITY PROTEIN: radial spoke head protein 3 homolog (The sequence of the model RefSeq protein was modified relative to this genomic sequence to represent the inferred CDS: inserted 3 bases in 2 codons; substituted 1 base at 1 genomic stop codon): MQCRTQHIGGNIMYDRHVVRGSTHPQGIIPXLYVXGLHFSVLSEAFLDKPLFIPAKSGIDVTTQIEEGELFDFDREIQSVLEVLVGKTIEQSLLEVMEEEELXLRAQQRVFEELRICELQEVQRLQEQERRKNEEKKCRIAQQKEVLKKEKEAVDKISARVCTQQYLFNLQLMILNPLRDQGYLFDPFQNDIETNFFPWLMADVDNCLERRYCARELLDMSVSAIILEVTQKRLEQFQELETQLQESDS; the protein is encoded by the exons ATGCAATGCAGGACTCAACACAttggtggaaacatcatgtACGACCGTCACGTGGTCAGAGGAAGTACCCACCCCCAAGGCATCATTCC GCTGTATGTATGAGGCCTCCATTTTTCTGTGCTTTCTGAGGCTTTCCTGGACAAACCACTCTTCATACCTGCCAAATCTGGTATAGATGTCACAACACAGATTGAAGAGGGCGAG TTGTTTGACTTTGACAGAGAGATCCAGTCAGTGCTGGAAGTCCTTGTAGGCAAGACGATTGAACAGTCCCtgttggaggtgatggaggaggaggaac GCTTGAGAGCCCAGCAAAGGGTATTTGAAGAACTCAGAATTTGCGAGCTGCAGGAGGTGCAACGGCTGCAGGAGCAGGAGAGGcgcaaaaatgaagaaaaa AAATGTAGAATTGCCCAGCAGAAAGAGGTGCtgaagaaagagaaggaggcTGTAGACAAGATATCTGCCCGGGTGTGCACTCAGCAGTATCTGTTCAACTTACAGCTGATGATCCTAAACCCACTGAGAGACCAAGGTTACCTTTTCGACCCTTTTCAGAATG ATATTGAAACTAATTTCTTCCCATGGCTCATGGCTGATGTTGACAACTGTTTGGAGAGAAGATACTGTGCAAGAGAGCTGCTTGACA TGTCTGTTTCAGCTATCATCCTTGAAGTCACCCAGAAGAGACTGGAGCAGTTCCAAGAACTGGAGACTCAGCTTCAAGAATCAGACTCATAA